The following nucleotide sequence is from Leptolyngbya subtilissima AS-A7.
CAGGCAAACTACGTGGCCGACTACATTCTCAACGGCGGCGACAAAGCCGAATTTATGGCCAAGTTTGGCAATGCCTGCTCCCCTGGGTTTGACCCCGACACCGACCTCGATCGCATCGGTGTTGCCAACCAGACCACCATGCTCAAGGGCGAAACCGAGCAAATCGGCAAACTATTCGAGCACACTATCTTGAAGAAATTTGGTCCCCAGGCCCTCAACGACCACTTTCTCAGCTTCAACACCATCTGCGACGCCACCCAAGAGCGCCAAGATGCCATGTTTGAGCTAGTGGATGAAAAGCTCGATTTGATGGTGGTGATCGGCGGCTACAACTCGTCAAACACTACTCACTTGCAAGAAATTGCGATCGATCGCAGCATTCCCTCGTACCACATCGACAGCGCCAGCCGCATTGGCCCCGGCAACCGCATCGAGCACAAGCCGCTCCATGGTGACCTAACGGTGACGGAAAACTGGCTGCTCGATGGCCCCATTACCGTGGGCGTCACCTCTGGCGCTTCGACCCCCGATCGCTCGGTGGAAGAGACTATCGCGCATATTTTTGCTATCAAGGCCGATATGGCCGTGGTTTAGGAAAACTTAGTAGCTCACAAAGTCCTCGTCCCTCTCCCCCAGCCCCTCTCCCAGGGAGGAGAGGGGAGCCGGAAACAAACTTTAAAGTCCCTCTCCCAGCTTGGGAGAGGGACTTAGGGTGAGGGCTGGATTATGGAAGAAAGCGTATTTATGATCTACTGAAACTAGGCTGGCATCGTGAGACCGACAGCGGCTTACCTCGCTATGGTTGATAATGTGCAATTGCCCTCCTAGGTCGCTTTGACCATCGCCGCCAGACTAAAATAACAGTGTGCCGCTATAGGTTGAGGCCAGAGCCATGACCACCGCCACTACCCTCAAAGACCAAATTCTAGAAGCGATCGATCATCTGCCCGCGGAAACGCTGGCCGAAATTTTGGTCTATGTGCAGGGGTTGAGAACCGACTCAAACGTGGATCAAGACCAGGTGTGGCAAGCCTATCTAGAGTCTGAGAAAGAACGTGAAGAGGTATATCGTCGCCTTGCCGACTCCTAAGTTTTTAGATGCAGAAGCCGTTCTGCGGCTCCATGCAAGGCAAATTGAGCGGTTTGGGGGTACTGCTGGCGTGCGAGATGCAGGTCTGCTAGATTCAGCTTTAGCTCAGCCTCAGGCCACCTTTGACGGCGAGCTACTACATCCGACCCTGACGGAGCAGGCGGCAGCGTATCTATATCATTTGTCCAAAAATCATCCTTTTGTAGATGGCAACAAGCGCACAGCGTTTGCGGTGATGGATACCTTTTTGCGGCTGAATGGTAAACGGCTGCTGTTGACGAATGACGACGTTTACGATTTGGTGATGCAGGTCGCCCAGGGCCAGATCGACAAACCTACGTTGGTCATTCTCCTTGCGGCCGCTATCCAAAGCTTGCCCTAGGATGAAGTCTCCCCTGTCTGAGACCGTGAATCAGGCTAACCTGGGATAGAACATCTGTTCCCTGCCCATGGCTGTATCCCCATCCAAATCTGCTAAAGCTGACCTGGCGCTCACCGCCGAGCAAGAGGCCGCTCTGGATGCTCTGGACGCCTTTGTGCAGGGCACCGAAAAGCTGTATCTGCTAACCGGCTACGCAGGTACGGGCAAAACGACGCTGCTTCAGGTATTTGTGAACGGGCTGCGCGATCGCGGCGACGATCGCCCCATTGTGCTCAGCGCCTTCAGCAACAAAGCCACCAAGGTGCTGGCGGCGATGGCGGCCCAGTGGCGGCTCGATATTGACGCCATGACCTGCTGCAAGCTGTTGGGCCTGCGCCCGGTGATCGACGAAGAGAACGGCAAGCAGGTGTTTGCGATCGATCGCCAGCAGGCCAGCCAGATCGATCGCTACCGCCTGGTGATCATCGACGAATGCTCGATGATCAACCAGGAGTTGTGGGATCTGCTGGTGAATGCCGTGTCGAACCTGTACCGGGGCACCCAGATTTTATTCGTAGGCGATTCGGCCCAGTTGCCGCCGGTCAACGAGCCTGAGTCGGCCTGCTTTCGGCAGATCATTCACAAATCACAGCTTACCGAGGTGGTGCGCTATGGCGGCGCGATCGGCGTGATCGCTGAAGACATTCGCCGCAACCTGGAGCGCGATGCCCTGCCCCACTTTGCCAACGACACCAACGCCGACAATACCGAAGGCTGCTTTGTGCTGCCCCGCCAAGCCTGGCACGATCTGCTGATTCGCGCCTTTACCAGCCCCGCCTATCAGAAAAATCCTGACCAGGTGCGCGCCCTGGCCTACACCAACCGCCGGGTGGCCCAGCTCAACCACACCATTCGCGCCGCCATCTACGGCCCCAACGCTAAGCGATTTGTGCCCGGCGATCGCCTCATCGCCGTTAATCCCTGTTTAGAAAAAGAGGCGGTCGTGCTGCCCACCTCCGCCGAGTGCGAGGTGCTCAACATTGCCCGAGGTCGCGAGGGCGAGTGGCCACTGTGGATGCTCGAAGTCGAGACCGAAACCGGCGACTACAAGACCCTGCAGGTATTGCACGAGTCGGGCCAAGCCGAGTTCAAAACCAGGCTCGACTTTCTTGCCAAAGAAAAGCGCTGGATGGAATTTTGGGATTTGCAGCAGCGCTTCCACGCCGTTGACTACGCCTATAGCCTCACCATTCACAAAAGCCAGGGGTCAACCTTTCAAGATGTGTTTGTGGATGTGCCGTCGATGGCTGCTAACCGCAACGCGATCGAGCGCAATCAGCTCTGCTATGTCGCTTTCACTCGCGCTGCCAAACGGCTGTTTTTGTATCAATAATCTTCCTGCCGTAGAAATGCTTCAGCGGTGCGTTATGGCCAAGCGCAGGTGATGTGTGGTCACCCAATCCGGCCTGCGGCCTAACAGCACCCTACTCCCCCACTTCTCTGATCACAACCTCATCCCCTGCTGCCAGGCCCAGCTCAGCGGCGCGCCCGGACCGTAGCTCAATCACGTGATCCACTAGCTGATTGCCCGGGCCATAGGTGGGGCAAGGATCAGCGGTGCAGGGAGGTGCCTCCGCCAGACCTACGATCTGCCCTTGGTAGACAAACACCATGTCCAGCGCCACTGGCACATTCTTCATCCAAAAGCTCACTGGGCGAGGCCGACCCATGGGAAACAGCATGCCGCGATCGCCGGGCAGCGCATCGCGATACATCAGCCCTAGGGCCTGCTGCTGTGGGGTGGTCGCCACTTCTAGAAAAATCTCTTCACCGCCCAGGGTCGTAACCGCTGTGACGGCAAGCTGTTGGCCGCGAGGGTCAGCCATAGGGGTTTCGGTGGCAGTC
It contains:
- a CDS encoding DUF2281 domain-containing protein yields the protein MTTATTLKDQILEAIDHLPAETLAEILVYVQGLRTDSNVDQDQVWQAYLESEKEREEVYRRLADS
- a CDS encoding type II toxin-antitoxin system death-on-curing family toxin; this translates as MPTPKFLDAEAVLRLHARQIERFGGTAGVRDAGLLDSALAQPQATFDGELLHPTLTEQAAAYLYHLSKNHPFVDGNKRTAFAVMDTFLRLNGKRLLLTNDDVYDLVMQVAQGQIDKPTLVILLAAAIQSLP
- a CDS encoding ATP-dependent DNA helicase, which encodes MAVSPSKSAKADLALTAEQEAALDALDAFVQGTEKLYLLTGYAGTGKTTLLQVFVNGLRDRGDDRPIVLSAFSNKATKVLAAMAAQWRLDIDAMTCCKLLGLRPVIDEENGKQVFAIDRQQASQIDRYRLVIIDECSMINQELWDLLVNAVSNLYRGTQILFVGDSAQLPPVNEPESACFRQIIHKSQLTEVVRYGGAIGVIAEDIRRNLERDALPHFANDTNADNTEGCFVLPRQAWHDLLIRAFTSPAYQKNPDQVRALAYTNRRVAQLNHTIRAAIYGPNAKRFVPGDRLIAVNPCLEKEAVVLPTSAECEVLNIARGREGEWPLWMLEVETETGDYKTLQVLHESGQAEFKTRLDFLAKEKRWMEFWDLQQRFHAVDYAYSLTIHKSQGSTFQDVFVDVPSMAANRNAIERNQLCYVAFTRAAKRLFLYQ
- a CDS encoding DUF192 domain-containing protein — encoded protein: MSYRFAGLASQRLYLWLRQGMALSLMLSALVLGAGCGPTPSTAEPPSTTDNTPSTPTATETPMADPRGQQLAVTAVTTLGGEEIFLEVATTPQQQALGLMYRDALPGDRGMLFPMGRPRPVSFWMKNVPVALDMVFVYQGQIVGLAEAPPCTADPCPTYGPGNQLVDHVIELRSGRAAELGLAAGDEVVIREVGE